In Pseudocalidococcus azoricus BACA0444, a single window of DNA contains:
- a CDS encoding NAD(P)H-quinone oxidoreductase subunit N, which produces MGLLLAGNQFVRDLDQAGALAMYVPPEGGFEGRYQRRLRTAGYPTLHLSAPGLGDLSAYLTQVHGIRPAHTGKENIRVYFRPPLVTYHLENLPPQAKGLALWLIDGKKLSRQELAYLSLLTQQEPRLKIVVEVGGARDVQWQPLSTIAQAA; this is translated from the coding sequence ATGGGCTTATTGTTAGCAGGTAATCAGTTTGTCCGAGATCTAGACCAGGCCGGGGCCTTGGCCATGTATGTTCCCCCAGAAGGTGGGTTTGAAGGACGTTACCAACGCCGATTGCGGACTGCTGGCTACCCCACTCTGCATTTGTCAGCCCCAGGCCTGGGAGATTTATCTGCCTATCTCACCCAAGTTCACGGCATCCGTCCGGCCCACACAGGGAAAGAAAATATTCGGGTCTATTTCCGTCCTCCCCTGGTCACCTATCATCTGGAAAACTTACCTCCCCAGGCCAAGGGACTCGCGCTCTGGTTAATTGACGGCAAAAAGCTATCTCGCCAAGAACTAGCCTACTTGTCACTGTTAACTCAGCAGGAACCCCGCTTAAAAATCGTTGTTGAAGTTGGTGGGGCCCGGGACGTTCAATGGCAACCCTTGAGTACTATTGCCCAAGCGGCTTAA
- the purF gene encoding amidophosphoribosyltransferase — MNPVVDSDDCSLDLLEFPDKPEEACGVFGIYGPGLEVAKLTYFGLYALQHRGQESAGIATFTGADVHLHKDMGLVSQVFDESTLQHMGGTLAVGHTRYSTTGSSRIVNAQPVLVPTALGPLALAHNGNLVNTQALRQTVVAQMPSQASLISTTDSEIMAWAIANQVNAGLGWIDASVNAMRQFQGAFSLVIGTPSGLMGIRDSHGVRPLVLGILAGENSSESYYVLASETCALDIIGAEYVRDVQPGELVWIDDQGLKSHIWSPPEDKLCIFEMIYFARPDSLMEGHTLYSYRQRLGQQLGQESAVPADLVIAVPDSGVPAAIGYSQATGVPYAEGLIKNRYVGRTFIQPTQAMREAGIRMKLNPLKDVLEGKRIVIVDDSIVRGTTSRKIVRALREAGAKEVHMRISSPPVTHPCFYGIDTDNQDQLIAATKTIAEIAAQIGVDSLSYLTWAGMIAATKAQQGSQFCSACFTGDYPITIPDPVKRSKLVLEKSLAN, encoded by the coding sequence ATGAACCCTGTTGTTGACTCTGATGATTGCAGCCTAGACCTACTGGAATTCCCCGACAAACCAGAAGAAGCCTGTGGGGTTTTTGGGATTTATGGCCCCGGCCTGGAAGTGGCTAAACTTACCTATTTTGGTCTGTATGCCCTCCAACACCGGGGCCAAGAATCGGCTGGAATTGCCACCTTTACCGGCGCGGATGTCCACCTCCATAAGGACATGGGCCTGGTCTCGCAAGTTTTTGATGAATCGACCCTCCAACATATGGGCGGCACATTAGCCGTTGGCCATACCCGCTACTCCACCACTGGCTCCAGCCGGATTGTCAATGCTCAACCCGTTCTAGTTCCCACCGCCCTCGGCCCCCTGGCCCTCGCCCATAACGGCAATCTGGTGAATACCCAGGCCCTGCGTCAAACCGTTGTGGCCCAAATGCCTAGCCAGGCCAGCCTGATTAGCACCACCGACTCGGAAATCATGGCCTGGGCCATTGCCAATCAAGTGAATGCTGGCCTGGGCTGGATTGATGCCAGTGTCAATGCCATGCGTCAGTTTCAGGGGGCGTTTAGTTTAGTTATCGGGACACCCAGCGGCCTGATGGGGATCCGGGATAGTCATGGCGTGCGGCCCTTAGTGCTTGGAATTTTGGCCGGAGAAAACTCTAGCGAGTCCTACTATGTGCTGGCTTCCGAAACCTGTGCCTTGGATATTATCGGGGCTGAATATGTCCGAGATGTCCAGCCGGGGGAACTGGTTTGGATTGACGACCAAGGCCTTAAGTCCCACATCTGGAGTCCACCAGAGGATAAACTTTGCATTTTCGAGATGATTTATTTTGCTCGCCCGGATAGCTTGATGGAAGGTCATACCCTCTACAGTTATCGTCAACGTCTAGGGCAACAACTGGGACAAGAATCTGCGGTTCCGGCGGATTTGGTGATTGCTGTTCCTGATTCCGGTGTCCCCGCCGCCATTGGATATTCCCAGGCCACAGGGGTTCCCTATGCTGAAGGCTTAATTAAAAATCGCTATGTTGGCCGCACGTTTATCCAGCCCACCCAGGCCATGCGGGAGGCCGGCATCCGGATGAAACTTAACCCCTTAAAGGATGTTTTGGAAGGCAAACGCATTGTGATTGTGGATGATTCGATTGTCCGAGGAACGACGAGCCGCAAAATTGTCCGCGCCTTACGGGAAGCCGGAGCAAAGGAAGTTCATATGCGGATTTCTTCGCCCCCCGTCACTCACCCCTGTTTCTATGGCATTGATACCGATAACCAGGATCAACTCATTGCTGCGACTAAAACCATTGCGGAAATTGCGGCTCAAATCGGGGTAGATTCCTTAAGTTACTTAACTTGGGCTGGGATGATTGCGGCCACTAAAGCTCAGCAGGGGAGTCAATTTTGTTCAGCCTGTTTTACGGGGGACTATCCAATTACCATTCCAGATCCGGTGAAACGCTCCAAACTGGTACTGGAAAAGTCGCTCGCTAATTAA